One genomic window of Salvelinus alpinus chromosome 9, SLU_Salpinus.1, whole genome shotgun sequence includes the following:
- the LOC139530567 gene encoding antimicrobial peptide NK-lysin-like has protein sequence MKTSLVLLTLSLLACSVWEVCGQCQEVNLDDQEVVEAQPEKHMFKGTCWACMWALNKVKKHISSSSSEVQIKQKLLSVCDTLGLLKSLCKGMVKKHLWVLVEELSTSDDVRTICINIKACKPKYILDLSY, from the exons ATGAAGACTTCTCTGGTCCTCCTTACCCTCAGTCTACTGGCTTGTTCAG TTTGGGAAGTCTGTGGACAATGCCAAGAGGTTAACCTTGATGACCAGGAAGTAGTGGAAGCACAGCCAGAAAAGCACATG TTTAAGGGAACATGCTGGGCGTGTATGTGGGCACTGAACAAAGTGAAGAAACACATCTCCTCTTCCTCTAGCGAG GTGCAGATAAAGCAGAAGCTATTGTCTGTTTGCGATACATTGGGCCTCCTTAAATCTCTGTGCAAAGGCATGGTAAAAAAGCACTTGTGGGTGTTGGTTGAGGAGCTTAGCACCAGCGATGACGTGAGGACCATCTGCATTAACATTAAGGCCTGCAA accaaaatacattttggatctGAGCTACTGA